The following are encoded together in the Humulus lupulus chromosome 5, drHumLupu1.1, whole genome shotgun sequence genome:
- the LOC133778462 gene encoding small ribosomal subunit protein eS6-like: MKFNIACPTTGCQKKLEVDDDQKLRAFFDKRISQEVSGDSLGEEFKGYVFKIMGGCDKQGFPMKQGVLTPGRVRLLLHRGTPCFRGFGRRTGERRRKSVRGCIVSQDLSVLNLVIVKKGEHDLPGLTDTEKPRMRGPKRASKIRKLFNLSKDDDVRKYVNTYRRNFTTKAGKKASKAPKIQRLVTPLTLQRKRARISEKKQRVAKSKADAAEYQKLLASRLKEQRERRSESLAKKRSRLSAATKSVSA; the protein is encoded by the exons ATGAAG TTCAACATAGCTTGCCCCACTACGGGCTGCCAGAAGAAGCTTGAGGTCGATGACGATCAGAAACT GCGAGCCTTTTTTGACAAAAGGATCTCTCAGGAAGTTAGTGGTGATTCTCTTGGAGAG GAATTTAAGGGTTATGTTTTCAAAATCATGGGAGGCTGTGACAAGCAAGGGTTTCCAATGAAGCAGGGAGTCTTGACCCCTGGTCGTGTTCGCCTCTTGCTTCACAGAG GAACCCCTTGCTTCCGTGGTTTTGGAAGGCGTACTGGAGAGCGGAGGAGGAAGTCCGTACGTGGTTGCATAGTCAGCCAGGATCTGTCTGTGTTGAACTTGGTGATTGTGAAGAAGGGGGAGCATGACCTCCCAGGTTTGACCGACACAGAAAAGCCTAGGATGAGAGGCCCCAAAAGGGCATCAAAGATCCGTAAACTCTTCAATCTATCCAAGGATGATGATGTGCGCAAGTATGTCAACACCTACCGCAGGAATTTTACAACAAAAGCTG GGAAAAAGGCTAGTAAAGCTCCTAAGATTCAGAGGTTGGTTACTCCATTGACCTTGCAGAGGAAGCGGGCGAGGATTTCTGAAAAGAAGCAGCGCGTCGCCAAGTCCAAGGCTGATGCTGCTGAGTACCAGAAGCTTCTGGCCTCCAGATTGAAGGAGCAAAGAGAGCGTCGTAGTGAGAGTTTGGCCAAGAAAAGGTCTAGGCTCTCTGCAGCAACCAAGTCAGTTTCAGCTTGA